In the genome of Salvelinus fontinalis isolate EN_2023a unplaced genomic scaffold, ASM2944872v1 scaffold_0832, whole genome shotgun sequence, one region contains:
- the LOC129847421 gene encoding NLR family CARD domain-containing protein 3-like translates to MSLSGEREEGGPASKMSLSGEREEGGPASKMSLSGEREEGGPASKMSLSGEREEGGPASKMSLSGEREEGGPASKMSLSGEREEGGPASKMSLSVEREEGGPASKMHLSGEHDTKAKRPIKQERPASPVPSCVSMKSDRSMGLPIFFREGDFSTEQRNQQERSESEILSGQSSQSHQTDLASIFSLLEENIMTFVRNELKMFKRILSPELPEGFESQKQDKEVVDAEDEKQESSAREGALKITLHVLRKMNQKELADTLEKCKICLPHVCSYNTVGIKTDVILISSVLFLHSDELAVICQRELKSNLKKKFQCVFEGIAKQGNPTLLNKIYTELYITEGGTGDVNNEHELRQIETTTRKQARPETPIKCNDIFKPLTGQDKRIRTVLTKGVAGIGKTVSVQKFILDWAEGKANQDVQFVFSFPFRELNLMKEDKYTLIKLLNHFSKETKESRISNYDKYKVLFIFDGLDECRLPLDFQKNKICCDVTESTSVDVLLTNLIKGNLLPSALLWITTRPAAANKIPSGCVDLVTEVRGFNDAQKEEYFRKRFSDEDMASNIISHIKTSRSLHIMCHVPVFCWISATVFEHMLKHKREEMPKTLTEMYTLLVEFHTKQKNEKYLGKEETGPHWNKESILSLGKLAFQQLVKGNLIFYEEDLKEAGIDVNEASVYSGLCTQLFKEECGLYQDMVYCFVHLSIQEFLAAVYVFLSFINNNENLMDDPQSMFRYFLSLFRHKVEVTEVTVYKSAVDKSLQSETGNLDLFLRFLLGLSLESNQKHLRGLLTKTSSSQTHEETVKYIKEKIRENPSPERSINLFHCLNELNDHSLVEEIQSFLSSGSLSKPNLSPAQWSALVFVLLTSEKELDVFDLKKYSRSEEGLLRLMPVVKASRAVLLSGCGVTEEGCASLVSALRSNPSHLRELDLSNNDLKDSGVKLLSAGLGNPHCKLETLRLSGCLVTEEGCASLVSALRSNPSHLRELDLSYNHPGDSGVRLLSAGLEDPHCRLEKLNVEHGGENTMKPGLRKYVCELTLDPNTVDRLLSLSEENRKVTCRTEEQPYPDHPERFEDWGQVLCREGLTGRCYWEVECSGRGVDIGVTYKGISRSGWVNDCRLGHNDKSWSLACSDNSYTACHNNISTTIDVRPSSPHRVGVYLDWPAGTLSFYRASSDTLTHLFTFTSTFTEPLYPGFRVHYVCDSVSLK, encoded by the exons atgagtctctctggggagagagaggaggggggccctgcctctaaaatgagtctctctggggagagagaggaggggggtcctgcctctaaaatgagtctctctggggagagagaggaggggggccctgcctctaaaatgagtctctctggggagagagaggaggggggccctgcctctaaaatgagtctctctggggagagagaggaggggggccctgcctctaaaatgagtctctctggggagagagaggaggggggtcctgcctctaaaatgagtctctctgtggagagagaggaggggggccctgcctctaaaatgcatCTCTCTGGGGAACATGACACCAAAGCTAAGAG accaatcaagcaggagagaccagcctcccctgttcccagctgtgtgtccatgaagagtgaccggTCTATGGGTCTACCTATATtctttagagagggagacttttctactgaacaaag aaaccaacaggagagatcagagtcagagattctcagtggtcagtcttcccagagtcatcaaacagacctggcctccatattcagt TTGCTTGAAGAGAATATTATGACATTTGTGAGGAACGAGCTGAAGATGTTCAAGAggattcttagtccagaactcccagaaggctttgagagtcagaagcaggataaggaagtggtggatgctgaagatgagaagcaggagagcagtgccagagagggggctctgaagatcacactgcacgtcctgaggaaaatgaaccagaaggagcttgctgacacactggagaaatgtaagatatgtctgcctcatgt CTGT TCCTACAATACTGTAGGCATTAAAACAGACGTAATATTAATATCCTCTGTGTTATTTCTTCATTCAGATGAGCTTGCTGTGATTTGCcaacgtgaactcaaatctaatctaaagaagaagtttcaatgtgtatttgaggggatcgctaaacaaggaaacccaacacttctcaataagatctacacagagctctacatcacagagggtggaacaggagatgtcaataatgaacatgagctgagacagattgagacaacaaccaggaaacaagCAAGACCAGAGACTCCAATCAAATGTAACGACATCTTCAAACCCTTAACTGGACAAGACAAACGTATCAGAACTGTGTtgacaaagggagtcgctggcattggaaaaacagtctctgtccagaagttcattctggattgggctgaaggaaaagcaaatcaggatgtccaatttgtattttcattccctttccgggagctgaatttgatgaaagaggacaaatACACTTTAATCAAACTTCTTAATCACTTCTCAAAGGAAACCAAAGAATCAAGAATCTCCAACTATGACAagtacaaagttctgttcatctttgatggtctggatgagtgccgactgcccctagacttccagaagaacaagatctgttgtgacgtcacagagtcaacctcagtggatgttctgctgacaaatctcatcaagggaaatctgcttccctctgctctcctttggataactacccgacctgcagcagccaataagatcccttcagggtgtgttgacctggtgacagaggtacgagggttcaatgacgcacagaaggaggagtactttaggaagagattcagtgatgaggacATGGCCAGCAATatcatctcacacataaagacatcaaggagcctccacatcatgtgccacgttccagtcttctgttggatttctgcaacagtctttgaacacatgctgaaacataagagagaagagatgcccaagactctgactgagatgtacacacTCCTTGTGGAGTTTCAtaccaaacagaagaatgaaaagtatcttgggaaagaagagacaggtccacactggaataaagagagcattctgtcactgggaaaactggcttttcaacagcttgtgaagggcaatctgattttctatgaagaagacctgaaggaggctggcattgatgtcaatgaagcctcagtgtactcaggattgtgcacacagctctttaaagaggaatgtgGGCTGTACCAGGACATGGTTTACTGctttgttcatctgagcattcaggagtttctggctgctgtatatgtgttcctctcattcatcaacaacaatgagaatctaATGGATGATCCTCAATCAATGTTCAGATACTTTTTGTCACTCTTCAGACACAAGGTTGAAGTTACTGAAGTTACTGTCTAcaagagtgctgtggataaatctttacaaagtgagacgggaaacctggaccttttcctccgcttccttctgggcctctcactggagtccaatcagaagcacttacGAGGTCTACTGACAAAGACAAGCAGCTCACAGACCCATGAAGAAACAGTCAAGTACATCAAGGAGAAGATCAGGGAGAATCCCTCTCCAGAGAGgagcatcaatctgttccactgtctgaatgaactgaatgaccattctctagtggaggagatccaaagTTTCCTGAGCTCAGGAAGTCTCTCAAAACCCAACCTgtcacctgcacagtggtcagctctggtctttgtgttgctgacttcagaaaaggagctggatgtgtttgacctgaagaaatactccagatcagaggaaggtcttctgaggctgatgccagtggtcaaagcctccagagcTGTTCT gctgtcaggctgtggagtcacagaggaaggctgtgcttctctggtctcagctctgaggtcaaacccctcacacctgagagagctggacctgagtaacaatgacctgaaggattcaggagtgaagctgctctctgctggactggggaatccccactgtaaactggagactctgag gctgtcaggctgtctagtcacagaggaaggctgtgcttctctggtctcagctctgaggtcaaacccctcacacctgagagagctggacctgagctacaatcacccaggagactcaggagtcagactgctctctgctggactggaggatccacactgcagactggagaaactcaa tgtggaacatggtggagagaacacaatgaaacctgggcttagaaaat atgtctgtgaactcacactggacccaaacacagtagacagactcctctctctgtctgaggagaacagaaaggtgacatgtAGGACAGAGGAGcagccgtatcctgatcacccagagagatttgaggactggggacaggtgctgtgtagagagggtctaactggacgctgttactgggaggtagagtgTAGTGGGAGAGGGGTTGatataggagtgacatataaaggaatcagcaggaGTGGATGGGTTAATGACTGTAGGCTTGGACacaatgacaagtcctggagtctgGCCTGCTCTGACAACAGTTACACTGCCTGTCACAATAATATCTCCACTACCATAGACGTCCGCCCCTCCAGCCCCCACAGAGTAGGAGTctatctggactggccagccggcactctgtccttctatagagcctcctctgacacactgacccacctgttcacattcacctccacattcactgagcccctctatccagggtttaGGGTTCATTATGTCTGCGACTCAGTGTCCCTGAAATaa